ACCAGCCGCCCGCCCTTCTCGCCCCGTGCCGCGGCGCACCGCGCCGGCAGCGGCTTCGCCATAGCAACGCCGCTATTCTTGGGCGGAGGGCGGAAGGGAGGAAGCGCACGCTGATGATGCCGCGGGAGGTGATTGGGGCTGGTACGGGTCCCGCTTTTTCTTACTGCATCACACGCCAGTACCGGCGCTGCAGGGCCGACGATGACGATGAAGGTGAAGCTGTGCGGAGCGGGCTGCGGGCggctggggatgctggtggggctgggcaggagcgGGGCCGCCGCCCTGGCGCTGCCGGGCTGCCTGCTCTACACGCGGACTGGCTCGGCGCCCCACCTCACCCACGACACCCTGCAGGAGGTCGCTGATGTCCCGCCTGTGGCCCAGCTCACGCTGCCCACCATGTGAGTACGGCGGGCGAGCAGAGGGGGGGCCCGTGGCGCAGCGAGACCTCGCAGTGTTGCCGGGGGACGGCGGCTTTCTCCCTTCCCCGAGGGCAAGGCAAAATGTCCAAGTCGGTTGCTCCTTCGTCGCTGCCCCTTCGAAGGGAGGTGCGGTGATTTAGGaagcagatgaagaaaagaCAGGGCTGATgtgggacctcatcaacacttacaaatgcataaagggtggatgtcaggaggacgaggtgacactttttttcctgtagtatccagtgacaggacaaggggtaatggatatAAGCTGTAAcgcaaaaaagttccactgaaacaggaggaaaagcttttttcctgtgagcatcccacaggctgcccagggagagtgtgggctcttctctgaaagttttcaaaaccctcctgtatgtgttcctgagtgacctgatcaaggtaaACCTGCTTTAGTGGGGGGAATGGACAAGATGATcactagagatcccttccaactcctgccatcCTGTGGTTCTATGATAAAGGTAAAAAACCTGCGTAATTTTTGAGTGTTTCGGCCAAACCCCTCTTAGCAACCTCAGAGTCATCTTCCCAGCAGAATAACCAGCTGTAGAAGCAGCCAACTCTTGAAACTAGTTAGGTAAATGGCAGCTGAAAGGCAGGATAAAGCTTGTTAGAAGCTATCCTCTGCTAAGCTTTTGTAGCTGTTGGGTGGTGTGTCTTAATAACACTACCCAGCAAGTCACACTGTGGCTTCATGTTCTTCAGCAAGTCAGCAGCCACTGGCCAGTGCAAGTAAAAGCTTCTTTTGCCACAGAATTGTAAGTGCCCCAGTTTGTAAATTGTGATTCTTGAGTTCTGTCTCTCTGATATTTATTCAGTCTGTACCTGTTTTGTGGCCTGATAGCTGGATGGCAGCTATCAGTGTCTAAACCCATTCAAGTTCAGACAGTGCATTAGTATGGAAACAGAAGCCTTAGGTATGACACCACCAGTCTCTCTTGACAATTGTTTGCTCAGTTAACATATTTCTGTATCTGGATGCAGGGCAGAACTTCATGAGGTCCTGGAAGAATATAAAGAAGGAGCTGCAAAATTCATAGGTAAAGTATTATGTGTGTTTGCTTGCATGTTTGTAGAGGTAATTTAGGTGTATCCCACTGGTGCATTTTTAGGCGATACAGTAGGCAGAAAGGTGTAGGCATGGCTTTCCACATTTAGGCATTTTTGTACTCAAAGTAGCACTGAGGGAGACTTGAAACAATGTGTTGTCAATAGCATGGCCAGAAATTCTTCAAACAGGCcacaaaaatacagttttgctctgtttcctgttttctgtaCCCAGCCTTCTCTTGGGAACTTCAGCACTGAGTTGTGCTTAGCCCAAAAGTTAAGACTAGGATACTACAAACCCAAGTCACTCCTGCAACCGAATCTTGACAGATCCTGACTTCTTTTGGCAATGAGACTTAAAAATTCCCGTTAAAATGTTCCTGAAAGTGTCTATCTGCCTAGACTGGCTTCTTTTAGTCTTATAAAATAGTTGGTTTCATCTAATGATTTTCAACAGGAAATTTTCGTCCAGTATAAAGACAAAGGCAAAACACTCTGCCTCAAGTCAGTCTGAGCTGGTGGACACTCCTGCCTCTGAGCTATTTCTGTTCTTAGAAGATTTTAGGGGAAGGACTCATGTTCGATTTGTGGGAGCTTTGAGGAACTAAAGAAGCAGGTGGAGAAGCTAATTTCTCCCCTGGTTTCTGTTCCTGTCAGTTTGCCAGTCAAACTGTACTTGCTCCTGTATTCTCCTTCTATTTTTCCATGTTAAAGAGTCAGTTTCAGGAATATGTTCAGTTTTACTTACGGCTAGTCAAATGCAAAACAATCAACGCTTCCACAGCCTTCAGCTACTGCACCAAGCCTTTGTGATCTTCCTCAGTCCTTGCACTCCATTCCCAGAGCAGATCCTGAATGAAATCTTTGTGACTATTCtgggttttccctttgtttgTCATAACAGGTCAGTAGAGGCCTGACCACATGCGTTACACAACCAAGATGACTGTTGTCAGCCCCAGGTGGCAAAAGAAGCCAAAAGTGCAGTGAATGAGGAGTTAGCATCTCACGTGTATCATAGCCTGTATTTGTATCTGTGGAGGTAGCTCGGAGAACTGGAGGACCATCAGCCAGGTCAACAAGTTTCCCTGGGATGCTTTGTTTGTCTGCTTGTCTCAGGCTACCCTGGATATAGGGTAAATCTTGTCAAATAGATGGTGCATCTTTAATTTCTAGGATTTACAGACAGTTCTTTCTATATGGAATCTAGCTGACTTGCACGAAAAAGCTTTTGAGTTGCTAATGCTTGTATAAAAGCTGAGGTGGTACTATGAGTGTTTTGTATGTGCCAGTTGCACTCATGAATGGATAAGATAATGTAAATTATAATTTTTGAAAATGTTGAAGCCTTTTTTTAGGTCCTATATATGGAGACCaggttcctttttttaaaaacacttatatatattttttaaaagcatgtcaAAACTCTGAATGTGCATTTCTTTTCATAGTGAAATTATGTTTTGGATTTCCAAGGGAAGTTTGTACCCAACTTTGAATAAACTTTGACTGCTTTATCTGAAACTTCTTGGAGGCTCCAATTTCAATGATTATCTGTGAAGAGAAAACTATATGTCATTCAGACATACTGTGTAGCTTTCTGACATTTGCAACCTCCAATCTGTCAGGGATCACACATTTCTCATTCCTGTAGCTGATGCGTTTTCTCACTATACATTGTATCTCCTTAAAAGTTCTGAGCCTGAGGCTGTTGCTCAGTTTAGATTGTGTCAACTGTCAGATATCTCCAGTGTTATCAGTTGAGTGATCATGTGAGTCAGTCTGGCAAATTTCAGAAGCAGGAGTATTAATCaagaagaaatgtaaataaatctCAAAGGAGCTCTGTAGGCTGCAGAACCAAAGGGTATTATTTGATTGTTTTTCCTGGTGCAGCACTCTTCTCCTTGCAGCTAGTAAAGCTGGGGGAAAAAGTATGCCTTTGGTGCAGAGAGATCAAATGAACAACATTTTCTTTGTCAGAATAGATGTACTTGTGAGACGGAGTATATAGTGTTCCCTTTTGCAAACGTACAAACCACATTATTTGCATTAGCTTTGTTTTGGCTCATAAAACTTCCTCTGTGTGTTCTGTTGCTATGTTCTCAGGTATGCCAGACAAGGTGCTGTACTGCTCCCTTCTGGACCCTGTCACTTCCTGTCCATCTGGCTACAACACAAATAAGGTATGGGAACTGTAATGACTTGAAAGGGTTCACTTAAAGTTCCCAAAAGAAAGCTGACAGTCCTATCCTCATCTGTGTGAATGTGCTTGGACAGCCAcgaggtttttttctgctttatagaaaaagaaatcttcgCACGAAGAGGAAAGTCATATGGGCATGTAGCCCATATCTCCAACTAAACAAAGCTGTTCATTTTCTTACTTGGCAGTGCATTCCCTAAACAGTTAGTGAAGTGGTAGTTCAGGTAGATGGGGGAGCTCTGAACTCCCATGCTGTTGTGGTTAGTGtgacagtaaaagaaaatacacgTGTTTTAGCTTTATATGCTGTCCAAGTGTATGGTGGTGTGACTGCTCAGTAATAAACCTGAGCCCTTATGTCTATATTTACAGGCTGCTACAGGCCCACAAAGGGGAAGAGCTTAGCGTTTCTGTAGGAAGGTGGCTCAGCAATGCAGGAGTGCATAGTGTTGCAAATGTTTGCTTATTCCATCTCTCAGGCACATGTGTTCTCTGTGTTCCCTGTGCAGTCCGAACActgcctgctgcctgccacAGCTTTGGCCTGGAGGAGCCACTCCTGGCAACTGCACAGATATCATCAGTCCCAAGGCCTGTTTGGGTACTCTCACATGTGGTGACAGGTCACTGCTACTGGGAACTAGCAATATTTATGACAAATATTTATGAAAGCTTTATGAAAGCAATGGGACAGAAAGCTCTGGATTCTGGGACAGaaagcctggcacaggctggatTTAAGTAGTCATGGGGTAATGCTCAGTTCTCTAAGCAACAGGGCTGTTTTATTTGTTAAAGCAGCTTTTTCCCTCTGGAGAGCAGGATGAAGGTAACTCAACTTGATTACGTTCTGTGCCCTTTGGCTCAGACAGTTCTGACTTTCCTCTGCCTGCCCTCACCTGCAGTTCTCTGATGCTCTCACTTAAGAACCAGCAGGTACTAGCTGTCCAACATGCTGCTGCAGAACAGCGTACAACTGCTTCATTCCAGTTATTCTGTAGGTACTAATTTGGGATCTCTCTCCTTTGGAGCTGCCATTTATTTCCTAAGGGGAAATTTACAGAAGTGTTATTACTTTGAAGACTTCTGCCTGTTTCTGTCTGTTTCTTTGTTACTCAAATGTAGTGAAATTGGCTGATGAGGCCAGAAGTAATCTAGAGACATGGCTGGATGGGCAACCTGGTGTATTTGTGCAATTTTaccttttcatattttttgtgGAGaccagaccaaaaaaaaagttctgatCGTATTTTTTGCATCAGCACATCAAATTCAGTTTGTGGATTGGTATGCATGAAAACTGCACAGTTTAATCTGTCTGTCTGGCATAGACTAGAAGAACATATTTAAATCCTTCAGCCCCCAAAAGTTCCCATAACACTTCAAGCTAAAAGCTATTTCTGAAAACTAAAAAGCActcctcatttaaaaaaagcactAATGGAGTTGGAGACGAGAGGAACTAACTTCTAAATGGCTCAAGCCCAATATCCAAATGACTTGAATAACCCCTTTAAAGTTTCGGAGCAGCAGTGCCACAAGTCaaacaaaaatacaacaaaagcaACTGCCAAACTGCAGTTAATTACAGATTCTGCAGAACAGGGTGAAACATGATAGCATGCAGagctgcagtggctgcagcaACGTTTTGTGAATATCTGAATATTTAGGGGATTGAATGGGGATATCTGGTAGCCCAGAGGTGTTCAGGTGACATAAACTCTCAGTACAGGTGCTTTTGTCCGGCTTTAAAATCTTTTGAGTGTAGCACGGAGAAATGATGGAAGATGGGgggctgtgtgcacacacacacaggatgGAAAGAGTGCAAAGAGGCTGGGAAGACTGTGTGAAATCCTAATGAGTACCTGCCATGTGTTACATTGGTTCCATTTGGAAGCTGTGTACTTCTTTTGCACTTTTGATGCCCTCTTAGGTGGCTGGATTTGGGACCTAAGAATAACATTGGATTCTAAGATTAAATTGCCTAACAACCTTTTGTATTCTTTCCAGCATGTCTCTGTGGTTTACATATATTCACATGGGTTGTATGAATTCACTGCTTGGAAATGGAAATAGTTTCTTGGTTTTGCATTGTGTGCAGAACACTAATGGGCTGTGTTGCCCATTGCAGCCTTTGCAATGTAAGGTGACAGCACAAGTTTGATGGGAATTCAatattatattttctttattttttttccaaattctgCCACTTATGTATGTGGTGGTAGGCCAACTGCTCTATCTCAGAGACTTCCAAACGTGTGGAGAAATCACTGTGTTGAGTGTGCTGGTTTCACCAGGAGCATCCCGGAAATCCCAGTTCAGCCATTTATCCCCTTTCATTCTTGCCAAGTGCAGCTGATGGTCAGAGCCGTGTTCCTGGAGAACTTATCTACAAAATAGCATTCCAGTATCTTGTGTTTCACTAGACCAATTTATTCTCTCTTTAGGCCCTTAAGGTCTGATAACCTTTGCAACTAATGTTTGTCCCTCTTCTTCCTTGACAGACGGTGTCTCTGTGGGGCAGCTCAGGGCGGATGGAGATGACAGCTTCCAAGTTCATGGACATCCAACGGGCCATCCAGCCAGACTGGTTCCAGTGCATCTCTGATGGAGACACCATTTCTGGGGAAGGAGGTAGTAAAAGGGCCAAGAAGTCTGTGGATAGGTCGCTTTCCTTCCTGGATGTGTGCCTTCAGCTGCTAGAAAAATCACCGGTAAGGACCCCAGAATATCAAGGTAACAGCACAACATCTGCCTTTTGGTCTGTGCTTGCATCCTGGGCCATCCTGGAGTGGGATTTAGTAgaaaatgagccagcaatgtgcccttgtggccaagaaggccaatggcatcctaggatgcatcaagaagaatgtagccagcaggtcgagggaggttcttatccccctctactctgccctggtgaggctttatctggagtcctgtgtccagttctgggctcctcagctcaagagggacagagaacttctggagagagtccagcacagggccgccaagatgatcaggggactgaaacatctttcatacgaggaaaggctgcgggaactggggctgtttagtctggagaagaggagactgagggagaatcttattaatttcaaatatctaaaggatgggtgccaggaggttggggcatcacttttttctcttgtagctagcaacaggacaaggggtaatgggatgaagctggaacacaaaaagttccatttaaatataaggaaaaactatttcactgttcagatgagggagccctggcacaggctgctcagggagggtgtggagtctccttccttggaggtcttcaagacccacctggacatgttcctatgcgacctgatctaggtgaacctgcttctgcaggagggttggactagatgatctctaaaggtcccttccaacccctaccattctatgattctatgaaattatgTCATGCATATGTGTCAGAGAATGCCTAGGTGACAGTCCTGGACAAGGTATAACCAGTAGCACAGGGAGGTTTCTTTCTGCCACTCTCTTTTAATAGCTTTGCTTCCTGCACTTGGATGCCCATCTCTACTAGTTGAGGAGAACTatcttttggtttatttttttctgattttggaCTGTAGTGCATTTCTTTTGCTTACCTTCCTGCTATGGGCAAAGTAGGATCTTCTTATTCAGATTGAGAAAACCCATGTTTTTGCTCTGAATTCCCCTCAGTTCCAAATGAGGGAAGGCTTGCTAGAATTTACCAGtgctattctttcttttttgccttcCATCATCTTTGAAACTTCCCTCTCTTTTGGTGGAAGTGGATGTACTATCTGAGTCTGTACCACAAAGGAAGATGAGTGACAGGAGCTGATATTGATATCCCCCGAAAGGCAATTAATTGTGACATCTAATGTCTGACAGCCAGGATAGTGGCACCTGTGTTGTATTCTGCACTAACACATGTAGTGCTGAAGGGCCATCTATAAAAAGTCATGTAGAAAGATGATCTGTGGGTATTGCCTTCTGTAGGGAGATGGGAAGAAAGGCCCCAAAATTCTCAGTGAGTTAGCATCAAGGTAAGAGGCAGAGTCCTGTCTCTTCTAGTCCTGCTTCTACTTCCTCTTGGACTTCATGGTATTATGTGGGGAATAGCGTTAAACAGGGTGAAACACCATGGCTCTGACAAGTTCCTGGGAATGTGGGGCTTAAGCAGCAGGTATCTGGAATCTGAGCTCTGAAATGTCTTGACTATCTTTGGCAGAGTGTGCTCTAACACTTGTAACTTTTTCCTGGGCCAGGAACTGCAAGGAAGTGTAATGTTTGGAGCAGTTGAAGGTGGAGATGTCTTGGAAGAGAGGCTCAGATCAGCCAGAGAGACTGCCAAGCGACCTGTGGGTGGCTTTCTGCTAGATGGCTTCCAGGGATGTGCCATGGCTAAGGAGACCAAGTTGAAACTGATAGCTTCTgtcacagcagagctgccacaggATAAGCCAAGGTAAGTTGTGTGGACAACATCTCAAGAAGTTCATTTGTCCCATGATGGGGAGGGTCTACAGGCTGCTGTGCAGTATCACTGTAGGAAATGATCACTGTGTTGCATAGTACTGTGTGCGTGTGCCAGGCTGTGTAAGTTCTACCACTGTCAGGCTGCAGTCCTCAACCCTTGTTTCAACTTCTAGCTGCACCAAACTGTACTCATGCTGTGGGTTAGGGTATTCCCTGCATTTGAAGAATAATTGAGATTTGAGTTcaagtcatctttttttttttttaggcaaaATTACAAGTAGGATATGTCTGGGCTGCCTGCATTTGGCTTGTGAGGCCATGGCTTAGTTGAATTTCAACTTGAACAGGAGCCTGATTATCAACCTATTGTACAGGGACTGCTGCTCAGAAAAGCTGTCCTGTTTCCATTGCTCTCTGGTCTGAACTGGAAGAGAGCAGAGAGGGGTGCTGACAGAAACAGACAGTGCTCACATGGTCACGTGGCAGCCAGCTCTGACCTAACACCTGAGGCACTGAGCTCATGAACTACCAGAGATGGTACAGCCTGTCCCAAAACATTTGTGTTCTCTACTTGGACTGGCACAGTGCAGGGGTTGGTGTGTATTCTGACTTGCTAGTGATGCTCATCAGATCCATGCCAGAAACTGGACAGGAGTGGGCAGCTTGAGTCTTGTAAATGACTGACAGTAACTAAAGGCTTCCAGAAAACAGATGCTAATATTTGCTAGTGGCTCAGAAGCGGAGGGGTTTCTTAGGTTGAGCTTGCTGGCTTTTGCATGGGTTGCTCTTACTacttcagctgcagcagaagtAGTTTGAGTGCcttcttcttcatcttttcctgaaAAGAGTGACTCAGGTCCAGTTGTCTTTCTGTAGCTGTGCTGCCCTCTGTTAGCTGAGAATTAGTCTGACCTAAGAGTGttcaaaaggaaattaaatgtgAAAGCGTGTGTCTGGTGTTGCAGCTTGTTCATGCTTAGCAGTGCCTGGGGTTTGAATTTTCCTGACAATTAGAAGGCTTGCTGTGTTGTTGCCATCTTGTGTGATTGAGCTGCTTAAAAGATCCCCTGGGAGCATCAGAGTCCAATCTGCTCAGCTAACCTTAGTGGCTACCAGTGCATCTGCCTCATCTATCAAATAGTTTGCTTGTCTGGTTAAGACAAGTGTTTCTGACCTCTTTGTAGGAAGAAAGCTGGTTAGCCCTAGGGAGTTATGTAAATACCTCAAGTAAATTTCAGACAGTCCTGCTTTCCCGAGTCACCCTTGCCATTCTGACTGGAGAAGTTGTTTTGCAGCTGTTCTACCCCAATATGAAATTCTTAAGAAGACCAACACTTGGCTGTGCTTCACTCAAGAAGGAGCTGCTTTTTCTGTGATGGTGAAATGGTCTTATCAACGTACTCTTTAGAGTCCTTTAATGCACTTAAAGGTGCCAAGGTCTCTTggtaaactctttttttccttttcagtggcATCAGAACCCTTGCAAGAATGAATGTTTGTTCTTACCTGGGCAAAGATCAGTTTTAGCAAGGGTTTTGATCATATATGCAGAGCTACTGTTTTAAGTATTTtgagtatgtattttttttccctgccatgAGAACCTGAAAGATAAGATACTCATTCTGTGAACTTCTCCCATCCTTATTCTGTGCTCATCAATTTAATTGGAATACTTAGAAAAGTGACTAAAAATGGCACCTTGTGACTTCATTTATCAGCCCCTGTGTATTTTCCTAATTATCTCTTTAGATTGTTGCCCTACATTAGCTTCTACTGCTGTCAGTCCAGCCATGCACCTGCAGGAGAGCAGGCACTGCTCTACTCTCTTCTGCTTCACCCACCCTTGTGGAAGCTGACAGCTACATTTGGCTAACAGCAGCATCTGTTATTACCATTGATGACAGTCCAGCTGGACTCTTCTGGCTCTTAATGCTATGTCCTAGGAGATGGTGCAGCCCAGGTTTTGGGGTAAATCATTTGAGCAGGAAGAGCataaagaggaggaaagaataATGTAGGGAATTTCACTCTTTCCAATGATGTTTCTCATTAGTCCATTCTCCTCCTGGCAGTTCTGCAAGTGCTATATGATGTGTTTGTCAATGATATATTTGTCACCTCAAGGACTGTAGCTTTGACCAGCCATCTactgctgtctgtgctgctctTTATCAAGTCTGTCTCCAAAACAATGTGTCTGGAAACTGGTCGCTTCCTGGGGCGCAAACTTGACTAAGGAAAATACATGTTCTACAGCAACAATGTTTGGTGATTT
Above is a window of Colius striatus isolate bColStr4 chromosome 1, bColStr4.1.hap1, whole genome shotgun sequence DNA encoding:
- the QTRT2 gene encoding queuine tRNA-ribosyltransferase accessory subunit 2; the encoded protein is MTMKVKLCGAGCGRLGMLVGLGRSGAAALALPGCLLYTRTGSAPHLTHDTLQEVADVPPVAQLTLPTMAELHEVLEEYKEGAAKFIGMPDKVLYCSLLDPVTSCPSGYNTNKTVSLWGSSGRMEMTASKFMDIQRAIQPDWFQCISDGDTISGEGGSKRAKKSVDRSLSFLDVCLQLLEKSPELQGSVMFGAVEGGDVLEERLRSARETAKRPVGGFLLDGFQGCAMAKETKLKLIASVTAELPQDKPRVIHGIGKPDEVLECVERGVDIFESFFPFQVTERGCALVFSYDYQPDPEVAASKQNGVQDLEKNGVEEDQDEISKPDPEMTPFEIFLKDKRYHDDFGPLLEGCTCYCCQRHTRAYIHHLLVTNELLAGVLLMMHNFQHYFSFFSAIRDALRDNKLDQMKKVVFRQALQAPPNAKPGQ